In Leptospira sp. WS58.C1, a single genomic region encodes these proteins:
- a CDS encoding ATP-binding protein: MILRRLKRLIYPPLSADAEKEVSIKLLYGLMYVTFTVAVLYRIIHPLISEKPKNVYYSFYIIPTAVILCHLLAKSGKVKLGAHLMIFLEWLALCIVSLREGGVYAISFSQFMIIIVLASLILGKAGALFYTLLSFFTGLVSIYLKSKGMIPAPNYPVGEWSVFIGNSVGLFMAWILMKFGLSGLSKIREELSRAQIDAKLGGITINLETKEVTLSKEYRIMLGDKTAKGAITMLMDQFLEKYVETEDKEKIIFTLSEGAKNFNDPSFSVEFIFKAKGDDGRTRYILAKGKYKDSIMGYGTGQDITEKHIAGEEIKASQELFSKVFKLSPYATSISNFEDGKYVDINDGFTELFGYTRDDVIGRTSVELGIWLNSAEREYFKEKIKRDGFLHNEEVIFRAKDGRMIQVEFSTRFAVIDGEARMINMVKDISSKKEAEELRILNNEISAQNELIARQKTELESTLEYLQKTQNQLILSEKMASLGQLVAGIAHEINNPIGVIRAANESVKSHFDRVLDRMQEAASVSENLDNEAKLEFQSLLKKGRAYQEIIPPKEVRAKTKILESRLKELGISEARNIAEGLIEAGLEAALEEFPKLFIGEKVHQIIQYALDEIQASRSSKLVDMSVDRTSKIVYALKNFSHFSNGGPKTPVNIRESIDTVLTIYQNQLKAGIEIIKEYDAGTSIVPGYSDDLLHVWTNLIYNAAQAMSFKGILKINVSTGKGKDHICIKISDNGPGIPEAIQERIFEPFFTTKAPGEGSGLGLDIAKRIVENHGGSIGFETSPQGTAFLVILPI, from the coding sequence ATGATTCTGCGACGTCTTAAAAGATTAATTTATCCTCCACTGTCAGCAGACGCCGAAAAAGAGGTTTCGATAAAACTTCTTTATGGTCTGATGTATGTCACCTTTACCGTTGCGGTCCTCTATCGTATCATTCATCCGCTCATTTCTGAAAAACCTAAGAATGTTTATTATTCCTTTTATATCATTCCTACTGCGGTGATCCTGTGCCACCTTCTTGCCAAATCGGGGAAGGTAAAACTAGGCGCCCATCTCATGATCTTTTTAGAATGGCTTGCCCTTTGTATCGTGTCATTGAGAGAAGGCGGAGTTTATGCCATATCTTTCTCTCAGTTTATGATCATAATTGTTCTCGCTTCTTTGATCCTGGGGAAAGCTGGGGCTTTATTTTATACATTATTGTCCTTCTTTACCGGACTTGTAAGCATCTATTTAAAATCCAAAGGGATGATACCTGCGCCAAATTATCCGGTGGGAGAATGGTCCGTCTTCATTGGAAATTCAGTAGGTTTGTTTATGGCCTGGATCCTGATGAAATTCGGACTATCGGGATTATCTAAAATACGAGAAGAATTATCCAGGGCACAGATCGATGCTAAGTTAGGCGGAATTACGATAAATTTGGAAACTAAGGAAGTGACCTTATCAAAAGAATATCGTATCATGTTGGGGGATAAAACCGCCAAAGGAGCCATAACGATGCTTATGGATCAATTTTTGGAAAAATACGTAGAAACGGAGGATAAGGAAAAAATTATTTTTACACTTTCCGAAGGAGCAAAAAATTTCAATGATCCTTCTTTCTCCGTTGAATTTATTTTTAAGGCCAAGGGTGACGACGGGAGAACCAGATATATTTTAGCAAAGGGGAAATATAAAGATTCCATAATGGGTTATGGGACCGGCCAGGATATTACCGAAAAACATATCGCCGGTGAAGAGATTAAAGCGAGCCAGGAATTATTTTCCAAAGTTTTCAAATTAAGCCCTTATGCTACATCCATTTCCAATTTCGAAGATGGAAAATATGTGGATATCAATGACGGATTTACCGAATTATTCGGTTATACAAGAGACGATGTAATCGGTCGCACTAGCGTGGAGCTTGGTATCTGGTTAAATTCCGCTGAAAGGGAATACTTTAAGGAAAAGATCAAACGGGACGGATTCTTACATAACGAAGAAGTAATATTCCGAGCCAAAGATGGACGTATGATCCAAGTTGAATTTTCCACAAGATTCGCAGTGATCGACGGAGAAGCCCGTATGATCAATATGGTAAAGGATATTTCTTCCAAAAAAGAGGCTGAAGAATTAAGGATTTTGAACAATGAGATCTCCGCTCAGAACGAATTGATTGCAAGACAAAAAACGGAATTAGAGTCCACACTTGAGTATCTTCAAAAAACTCAAAATCAATTGATACTTTCCGAGAAAATGGCTTCCTTAGGTCAATTGGTCGCCGGGATTGCACATGAGATCAATAATCCCATCGGAGTGATCCGAGCGGCGAACGAGTCCGTCAAAAGCCATTTTGATCGTGTATTGGATAGAATGCAGGAAGCTGCTTCAGTTTCGGAAAATCTTGATAACGAAGCCAAATTGGAATTCCAATCTTTATTAAAAAAAGGAAGAGCCTACCAAGAAATTATTCCACCAAAAGAAGTGAGAGCCAAAACAAAAATTTTAGAATCTCGACTTAAGGAACTTGGGATTTCAGAAGCTAGAAATATAGCGGAAGGTTTGATAGAAGCAGGATTAGAGGCCGCACTAGAAGAATTCCCGAAATTATTTATCGGAGAAAAGGTCCATCAAATTATCCAATATGCCTTGGATGAGATCCAAGCAAGCAGAAGTTCCAAATTAGTGGATATGTCCGTAGACAGAACCTCTAAGATCGTGTATGCGCTTAAAAACTTTTCCCATTTTAGCAATGGTGGACCTAAAACTCCTGTGAATATCAGGGAAAGTATAGATACCGTTCTTACTATTTATCAAAATCAATTGAAGGCGGGCATTGAGATCATTAAAGAATATGATGCAGGAACCTCGATTGTTCCGGGATACTCTGATGATCTGTTACATGTTTGGACCAACCTTATCTACAACGCGGCACAAGCGATGAGCTTCAAAGGAATTCTAAAAATTAACGTAAGCACCGGGAAAGGTAAAGATCATATCTGTATTAAGATTTCGGATAATGGACCTGGGATCCCGGAAGCTATACAAGAAAGGATTTTTGAACCGTTCTTCACAACCAAAGCCCCCGGAGAAGGATCCGGATTAGGCTTGGATATCGCAAAACGAATCGTGGAAAATCATGGGGGATCTATAGGATTCGAAACCTCTCCCCAAGGTACTGCCTTCTTAGTGATCCTGCCGATATAA
- a CDS encoding fatty acid desaturase CarF family protein, producing the protein MRIMNFLKNLFPSPFKIHRLVEVLSILLFLVFLGMCLYQFAKMSLPILQDSPRIFFSKLLALLFLAYIAADFLSGLVHFLGDSFGNEFTPYIGPAFIFPFRDHHVDPKGITRHDFVETNGNNCLVSLPILLYCFFAPLKSGDFPWMRTFWTLVLVGIFFTNQIHKWAHQDEPNTFIRYMQKKHWILSPEHHKIHHTAPYDTYFCITTGWWNPLLHKIRFFPAVKKSVNSFLDLLHIR; encoded by the coding sequence ATGAGAATCATGAATTTCCTGAAAAATCTATTTCCTTCTCCTTTTAAGATCCACAGACTCGTGGAAGTTCTAAGCATACTTTTATTTTTAGTTTTTTTAGGAATGTGCCTGTATCAGTTTGCAAAGATGTCCTTGCCGATTTTGCAGGATTCTCCGCGGATCTTCTTTTCCAAACTTTTAGCTCTCTTATTCTTAGCTTATATTGCTGCTGATTTTCTTTCAGGCCTCGTTCATTTTTTAGGAGATAGTTTCGGGAACGAATTCACTCCTTATATCGGTCCAGCTTTCATTTTTCCTTTTAGGGACCATCATGTAGACCCGAAAGGGATCACAAGACATGATTTCGTAGAAACGAACGGAAATAATTGTCTAGTTTCTCTTCCGATCCTTCTGTATTGTTTTTTTGCTCCTTTAAAAAGCGGGGATTTTCCTTGGATGAGAACATTTTGGACCTTAGTTCTAGTCGGGATCTTTTTCACGAACCAGATCCATAAATGGGCCCACCAAGATGAGCCCAATACGTTCATTAGATACATGCAAAAAAAACATTGGATACTTTCTCCTGAACACCATAAAATACATCATACCGCTCCATACGATACGTATTTTTGTATTACCACCGGTTGGTGGAATCCGTTACTGCACAAGATACGATTTTTTCCGGCAGTGAAGAAGTCTGTGAATTCCTTTCTAGATCTTCTACACATCCGATAA
- a CDS encoding alpha/beta hydrolase, producing the protein MLRFLSAFFVCVPLIVSCSANIALKGEILHPKTSDGWDLTLEHFPPLQGTSQKKYPVILCHGFIANRIYLKINEKSSIVAHLQKEGYDVWLLDLRGKQEAGSPSLFWGDKTFDYSIDDYIKQDADAAIQYVLKTTGKEKVNWIGHSMGGMLQYARLGSLGENRVANFVAIGSPAIMDPPSDALKLWSSFTWLMNLWPAVPTETWSGIRGGTGLPIFPKKSFEEVFWHQPNIEPKIVSGIFTDSIATVSKREARQMDKIVETGQFRSEDGKLIYTQGFGNIKIPVLLVAGRRDKLGFAYSLRYVYDQLGSTDKTLFVLSKGKGFSEDYGHTDLVVGKKADDEVFPTIIQWLNKRN; encoded by the coding sequence ATGCTTCGTTTTCTCTCCGCATTCTTCGTATGCGTACCGCTAATCGTTTCTTGTTCCGCGAATATCGCGTTAAAAGGTGAGATCCTTCATCCTAAGACCTCCGACGGTTGGGATCTGACTCTGGAACATTTTCCTCCTCTACAAGGAACTTCACAAAAAAAATATCCTGTGATTCTTTGTCATGGATTCATAGCGAATCGTATCTATCTTAAGATCAATGAAAAGTCGTCGATTGTCGCACATCTTCAAAAAGAAGGTTACGACGTTTGGCTTTTGGACCTAAGAGGAAAACAAGAAGCCGGATCTCCATCTTTATTTTGGGGAGATAAAACTTTCGATTATTCCATAGATGATTATATAAAACAAGATGCGGATGCAGCGATCCAATATGTTCTTAAAACAACCGGCAAGGAGAAGGTGAACTGGATCGGTCATAGTATGGGAGGAATGCTCCAATACGCAAGACTCGGAAGTTTAGGAGAAAATAGAGTCGCTAACTTCGTAGCGATAGGTTCTCCCGCAATCATGGATCCCCCATCCGACGCGTTAAAATTATGGTCTAGTTTTACTTGGCTTATGAACCTTTGGCCGGCAGTCCCGACGGAAACCTGGTCTGGCATCCGGGGAGGAACGGGACTCCCGATCTTTCCTAAAAAAAGTTTCGAAGAAGTTTTTTGGCACCAACCGAATATAGAACCGAAAATTGTATCTGGGATCTTTACTGACTCTATCGCAACAGTATCTAAAAGAGAAGCAAGACAGATGGATAAGATCGTAGAAACAGGACAATTCCGTTCCGAAGACGGTAAGTTGATCTACACCCAAGGTTTTGGAAATATCAAGATCCCCGTATTACTCGTAGCGGGCAGAAGGGATAAACTAGGATTCGCATATTCTCTCCGATACGTTTACGACCAATTAGGTTCTACCGATAAAACATTATTCGTACTTTCTAAAGGGAAAGGTTTCTCAGAGGACTATGGTCATACGGACCTAGTGGTAGGAAAAAAGGCGGATGACGAAGTATTCCCGACGATCATCCAGTGGCTGAACAAAAGAAATTAA
- a CDS encoding alpha/beta hydrolase, protein MKFKNKIIFFFFSIFLLLSCTRYAVITEETFKNQTANIASNVYLTNFLKHSSDYPPILLLDPILVNKKSLYLGDYNGLIGVLSGNGFSVFLLHFEVYPGLDLKEVGEKLLPQAVSQVQGLSNRKDYILGGVSVGGQAILHYIRFKKDPAISKVFFLGTGMDYKYNDSFLDDMKKEKRFGTDLSNSCKNKDSFCSRFISLDEDNPTTLYLYQTLWNYLPPLEENPKVWTDFELMDFPTLFVAGKLDNIATSESIHPVYRRKRGFSQFFEVGRDNGGKIDYDHLSLFAHESAPSDIYQKIADWLAKKKGE, encoded by the coding sequence ATGAAATTCAAAAACAAAATCATATTTTTCTTTTTTTCCATTTTTCTGCTTCTCTCATGCACTCGATACGCAGTGATCACGGAAGAAACTTTTAAAAATCAGACGGCAAATATTGCGTCTAACGTATATCTCACAAACTTTTTAAAACATAGCTCGGACTATCCGCCTATCCTACTATTGGATCCTATCCTAGTGAATAAAAAGTCCTTATACCTGGGTGATTATAACGGATTGATCGGGGTACTAAGCGGAAATGGATTCTCGGTATTCCTTTTACATTTCGAAGTGTATCCCGGTTTAGATCTGAAAGAAGTCGGAGAAAAACTACTCCCACAAGCCGTCTCTCAAGTCCAAGGTTTAAGCAATCGAAAAGATTACATTTTAGGCGGGGTATCCGTTGGAGGTCAGGCAATTCTTCATTATATACGATTCAAAAAAGATCCTGCAATCTCAAAGGTTTTCTTTTTAGGGACCGGAATGGATTATAAATACAACGATAGTTTTTTGGATGATATGAAAAAAGAGAAACGATTCGGCACTGACCTTTCCAATTCCTGCAAGAACAAAGATAGTTTCTGCTCTAGATTTATTTCTTTGGACGAGGATAATCCGACTACTTTATATCTTTACCAAACATTGTGGAACTATCTCCCTCCATTGGAAGAAAATCCGAAGGTTTGGACCGATTTCGAATTAATGGATTTTCCTACTCTTTTTGTCGCAGGTAAGTTGGACAATATTGCAACTTCAGAATCTATCCATCCGGTATATCGTAGAAAAAGAGGATTTTCTCAGTTTTTCGAAGTAGGAAGGGACAATGGAGGAAAGATAGACTATGACCATCTTTCCTTATTTGCACATGAATCAGCTCCTTCCGATATTTATCAAAAAATAGCGGATTGGTTGGCTAAGAAGAAAGGAGAGTAA
- a CDS encoding M48 family metallopeptidase, with amino-acid sequence MKDKLYDGKTAVPFQGNLVSEEDKIIFLSDQKTVSFQYSDILNLDPVGREFRLEIRNPENPTHSFIIVFYSKESYASILLGRKSLRKLPFLDLWQNANFGVKIGALILTAILAFSVYNTGLSYAYFFVPTSYDKKQSQVMSGWVRDYFSECSSPSLKSTMTKIGKKLKDEDDPFDYDIIVIDDDVFNAFAMPGGTIVVFTELLKKTETPEELAGVLAHEMAHIHKRHGVRRQIRSAGNVVLLSLGIGSGFEGVDMLENMDSLYEVLSVTIYDQKFSREYESEADEIALEKLKKSNLTGEGFLNFFKRIQEEYEVPVEGEEEKDTVNVPDFLSSHPATQERIEYVKNIISHPDYPKGKLGISNKEWNRIRGLCSPIKPKKEFKNPLEL; translated from the coding sequence ATGAAAGATAAACTATACGACGGAAAAACGGCTGTCCCTTTTCAGGGGAATCTGGTCTCGGAGGAAGACAAGATAATCTTTCTCTCGGATCAGAAAACCGTTAGTTTCCAATATTCCGATATTCTAAACTTAGATCCCGTCGGTCGGGAATTTAGATTAGAGATCCGAAATCCGGAAAATCCAACTCATAGTTTTATAATCGTATTTTATTCGAAAGAAAGTTATGCCTCGATTCTTTTGGGAAGAAAGTCCCTGAGAAAGTTACCTTTTTTAGATCTTTGGCAGAATGCCAATTTTGGTGTTAAGATCGGAGCCTTAATACTTACCGCAATATTGGCTTTTTCAGTTTATAATACGGGGCTTTCTTACGCATATTTTTTTGTCCCGACCAGTTACGATAAAAAACAATCACAAGTAATGTCAGGATGGGTCCGGGATTATTTTTCAGAATGTTCTTCTCCAAGTTTAAAATCTACCATGACGAAGATCGGCAAAAAGCTGAAGGATGAGGACGATCCCTTTGATTACGATATTATAGTGATCGATGACGATGTGTTTAACGCATTTGCTATGCCGGGTGGGACCATAGTGGTTTTTACGGAACTTTTAAAAAAGACGGAAACTCCGGAAGAACTCGCAGGAGTATTGGCCCATGAAATGGCCCATATTCACAAAAGGCACGGAGTCCGAAGGCAGATCCGCTCTGCGGGGAATGTAGTATTATTGTCCTTAGGTATCGGTTCCGGATTTGAGGGAGTGGACATGTTGGAAAATATGGACTCTCTTTACGAAGTCTTAAGCGTAACTATATACGACCAAAAATTCTCCAGAGAATACGAATCCGAAGCGGATGAGATCGCATTGGAAAAATTAAAAAAATCGAATCTAACCGGAGAAGGTTTTTTGAATTTTTTTAAAAGGATCCAGGAAGAATACGAAGTCCCAGTAGAAGGGGAAGAAGAAAAAGACACTGTCAATGTCCCGGATTTTTTAAGTTCTCATCCTGCTACTCAAGAGAGAATAGAATATGTGAAAAATATAATCTCTCATCCCGACTATCCAAAAGGAAAATTAGGGATTTCGAATAAAGAATGGAATCGTATCCGCGGGCTTTGTTCTCCTATTAAACCGAAAAAGGAATTTAAGAATCCACTGGAGTTGTAA
- a CDS encoding YjgN family protein — MENSTTRAKFDGTGWELLKLYLFNALATISTLGIYSFWARVRVEKYLRQHTVFLGQRFDFHATGLERFLGFLKAAPIAIILFCAIKFPLQWWVFSPEFEPLSNLIPIFLLLYILGPFIFVGRLRFHLSRTSYNNIRFHFAGRVLELVKIFLIGLPLTIITFGFYSPWFTIRLKRFQIENTYYGNAGFKFDGKGGSLFWIHIKGFLLLLPTLGFYTFWWQANVYNYFWNHTTVNGIRFKSNLKGEDILVYTILSYLAILFSLGLAFPWIAVIWYKLFYDAISLEVEPDLSQIQPEYDKGASALAEGFESSLEALADIFD; from the coding sequence ATGGAAAATTCAACGACCCGGGCCAAGTTTGATGGGACCGGATGGGAATTGCTTAAATTATATCTTTTTAATGCTTTAGCTACCATCAGTACTTTAGGGATTTATTCATTTTGGGCAAGGGTAAGGGTCGAAAAATACTTAAGACAACATACCGTTTTTTTGGGACAAAGGTTTGATTTTCACGCCACCGGTCTGGAAAGATTTTTAGGATTCTTAAAAGCGGCTCCGATCGCAATTATCCTATTCTGTGCGATCAAATTTCCGTTACAATGGTGGGTCTTTTCTCCGGAATTTGAACCTCTCTCCAACTTGATCCCGATCTTCCTTCTTTTATATATATTAGGACCTTTTATTTTCGTAGGAAGATTGAGATTTCATTTAAGTAGGACGTCTTACAATAATATCCGATTTCATTTCGCGGGAAGAGTACTGGAACTTGTTAAAATTTTCCTAATCGGCCTTCCGCTTACGATTATCACATTCGGATTTTATTCTCCCTGGTTCACGATACGTCTGAAAAGGTTCCAGATAGAAAATACGTATTACGGGAACGCAGGGTTCAAATTTGACGGTAAGGGGGGATCTTTATTTTGGATCCATATAAAAGGTTTCCTTCTTCTTTTGCCGACATTAGGATTTTACACTTTTTGGTGGCAGGCAAACGTTTATAACTATTTTTGGAATCACACCACGGTAAACGGGATCAGATTCAAGTCCAATTTAAAGGGAGAAGATATACTGGTTTATACCATCCTTTCCTATTTGGCGATCTTGTTCTCTTTAGGTTTGGCATTTCCTTGGATTGCAGTGATTTGGTACAAACTATTTTATGACGCGATCTCTCTGGAAGTGGAACCGGATCTTAGCCAGATCCAGCCTGAATATGACAAGGGAGCTTCCGCATTGGCAGAAGGATTTGAAAGTTCTCTGGAAGCATTAGCGGATATCTTCGACTAA
- a CDS encoding uracil-DNA glycosylase: protein MSETSKEQELEIIAREVAPCVRCKLSKTRTQTVFGEGNPNAEVMFIGEGPGKQEDLTGRPFVGKAGELLTRIIERGMGVSRDSVYIANITKCRPTVDLKFEKDRPPEEDEVIACSPFLLRQISIIQPKVIITLGNPSTRFILRTKEGITKLRGNWGDFHGIPVMPTYHPSYVIRNGGENSPLKRDVWEDIKKVLERLGWKRSG, encoded by the coding sequence ATGAGTGAAACTTCGAAAGAACAAGAGTTGGAGATCATCGCAAGAGAAGTGGCTCCTTGTGTTCGATGCAAATTGAGTAAGACTCGGACTCAAACCGTGTTCGGAGAAGGTAATCCGAATGCGGAAGTTATGTTCATAGGAGAAGGTCCAGGGAAACAAGAGGACCTGACAGGCAGGCCCTTCGTAGGAAAAGCGGGAGAATTATTAACTAGGATTATTGAAAGAGGGATGGGAGTTTCTAGAGACAGCGTCTACATCGCGAACATCACAAAATGTAGACCTACAGTAGATCTAAAATTTGAAAAGGACAGACCCCCCGAAGAAGATGAGGTGATCGCATGTTCTCCTTTTTTACTAAGGCAAATTTCGATCATACAACCTAAAGTGATCATTACCTTAGGAAATCCCTCTACTAGATTTATTTTGAGAACAAAAGAAGGGATCACGAAACTTAGGGGAAATTGGGGAGACTTTCACGGGATCCCTGTCATGCCAACTTACCATCCAAGTTACGTAATCCGCAATGGTGGAGAGAATAGTCCCTTAAAAAGAGACGTTTGGGAAGATATAAAAAAAGTCTTGGAACGACTGGGTTGGAAACGTTCCGGGTAG
- a CDS encoding cation diffusion facilitator family transporter — MHEHHHHSHDDHHEHSHSHSGDPHSTSMPENSRAFLFAFLLNFGFAGIEFVGGYFFDSLAILSDSLHDLGDSGFLALAWIFQKIAAKPRTQTFTFGFRRLSLSAALVNSFVLFLGSFGILFFAISKLKEPGSPNGWGMLGLSVLGVIVNGAALFKLKNSSGLNAKTAFLHLLEDVLGWVAVFFGSIALLLFKWSWVDPVLSIAISLWVGIQSFRNLRKILLLHLQSSPEGIDTKELENRILKLKGVRSVHDLHLWSMDGDYHVLTLHVGVQETSIAQAQKLKEKIRNITKEFHIPHATVELEPAGAECPYQEC, encoded by the coding sequence ATGCACGAACATCATCATCATTCTCACGATGATCATCATGAACATTCTCACTCTCATTCGGGCGATCCGCATTCGACTTCTATGCCTGAAAACTCCCGTGCATTCTTATTCGCGTTCCTTTTGAACTTCGGATTTGCCGGGATCGAATTTGTAGGCGGTTATTTTTTCGATAGTTTGGCCATTCTTTCGGATTCACTCCATGATCTGGGAGATAGCGGATTTTTAGCTCTTGCTTGGATCTTTCAAAAGATCGCAGCAAAACCAAGGACCCAAACGTTCACATTCGGGTTCCGAAGACTTAGTCTTTCCGCCGCATTAGTAAATTCTTTTGTTCTATTCTTAGGATCTTTCGGGATCTTATTCTTTGCTATTTCCAAATTGAAAGAACCAGGTTCACCAAACGGCTGGGGAATGTTAGGACTTTCCGTATTAGGTGTGATCGTAAACGGAGCTGCGTTATTCAAATTAAAAAACAGCTCCGGTCTAAATGCAAAGACTGCATTCCTTCATCTTTTAGAAGATGTGTTAGGATGGGTCGCGGTATTCTTCGGAAGTATCGCTTTATTGTTATTCAAATGGTCTTGGGTGGATCCTGTCTTATCCATAGCAATCTCTCTTTGGGTCGGCATCCAATCATTCCGCAATCTTAGAAAGATACTTCTTTTACATCTGCAATCTTCTCCGGAAGGGATCGATACCAAAGAATTAGAAAATCGGATCTTGAAATTAAAGGGGGTTCGCTCAGTTCATGATCTTCATCTTTGGTCTATGGATGGAGACTATCATGTTCTTACACTTCATGTCGGCGTTCAGGAAACTTCCATCGCGCAAGCTCAGAAATTAAAGGAGAAGATCCGTAATATCACTAAAGAATTCCATATCCCTCATGCAACTGTGGAATTAGAACCTGCAGGTGCGGAATGTCCGTATCAGGAATGCTGA
- a CDS encoding methyl-accepting chemotaxis protein: protein MKNWKIWQRILFLSVFLSLPYPFIIYFLVSEQNIRIEFAEKELSGVHLLRRVMHLWKDQKTDWSTKMKTFDHEFRNSKLIIELSPTLELFKKETPNQKSPELSEREINKLLELNNRIGDVSNLILDPDLDTYYLMDIVLIRIPILYKLLEEINRMNQERGGNFESFQVRLISKSGVLTETISGMDRGISVILETNSDYNNRLLTPYSRFKSGLINLNNLISNVNGTEDYRKQLSEELLNISKYTEDLYQASSDSLEQGLINRISSLKIRNYSILGFIFVLLTIPVVGIAITLFKLSSQFGNVVKRMEGIAVGKGDLTKRLDENAGAEFGEIAVGFNTFVERIRLVLADVIQVTEGLKEIADLNVSVSDTLEKTSSNNFSSIQELTATTEEIASSSEFVTNTVEAEIESLSFLTEKAGELSILIERISNGIQVVKTSMERMKQVANESETNLGSLVKTIDGISKSSDKIGKIVDIINEIAEKVELLAINASIESARAGEAGRGFAVVASEITKLAEQTSQSILEIRKIVVNNSEEAQAGKSAVDASVNSWRLITSGVDSIFDGLNEMTLLLPEEMKIKEKLEASITTIKERSLSISASTIEQKNALQEIASKVYQINESIEESNGSTKSLKARTSEMNSKTNRLRELVDSFRIH, encoded by the coding sequence ATGAAAAATTGGAAAATTTGGCAGAGGATTTTATTTTTATCCGTATTTCTTTCATTACCTTACCCATTCATAATCTATTTTTTAGTCTCGGAACAAAATATACGAATCGAGTTCGCTGAAAAGGAATTATCCGGTGTTCATTTATTAAGAAGAGTTATGCACCTATGGAAGGATCAAAAAACGGATTGGTCTACAAAGATGAAAACTTTCGATCACGAATTCAGAAATTCAAAATTAATAATAGAACTTTCTCCCACTTTGGAATTATTCAAAAAGGAAACCCCTAATCAAAAATCTCCCGAATTATCTGAAAGGGAAATCAATAAACTTTTAGAATTGAATAACAGAATCGGAGATGTTTCAAATCTCATTTTAGATCCTGACTTGGATACGTACTATCTGATGGATATCGTACTCATACGTATACCTATACTCTATAAATTATTGGAAGAGATAAATCGTATGAATCAAGAGCGGGGGGGAAATTTCGAAAGTTTCCAAGTAAGGCTAATTTCCAAATCCGGAGTGTTAACAGAAACGATTTCTGGAATGGACCGAGGCATCTCAGTGATTCTCGAAACTAATTCTGATTATAATAATCGATTACTTACTCCATATTCCAGGTTTAAATCCGGTCTGATAAATTTAAATAATCTAATATCGAATGTAAATGGAACAGAAGATTATCGGAAGCAATTATCCGAAGAATTGTTAAATATTTCGAAATATACAGAAGATCTGTATCAAGCATCTTCTGATTCTCTTGAACAAGGTTTAATAAATAGGATAAGCAGTTTAAAAATTCGTAATTATTCGATTCTGGGGTTCATTTTTGTTTTGTTAACGATTCCTGTCGTTGGTATCGCGATTACATTGTTTAAATTATCTTCCCAATTCGGGAATGTCGTTAAAAGGATGGAAGGAATTGCCGTAGGAAAAGGGGATCTTACGAAACGATTGGATGAGAATGCCGGTGCGGAATTCGGGGAGATAGCGGTCGGTTTTAATACGTTCGTCGAAAGAATTCGTTTGGTTTTGGCGGACGTAATTCAAGTGACAGAAGGATTAAAAGAGATAGCCGATTTGAACGTCTCCGTTTCGGATACATTAGAAAAGACTTCGAGCAATAATTTTTCTTCTATTCAGGAGTTGACTGCGACAACGGAAGAAATTGCATCTTCCTCCGAATTTGTTACCAATACCGTTGAGGCAGAGATTGAAAGTTTATCTTTTCTAACGGAAAAAGCCGGGGAACTCTCGATTCTAATAGAGAGGATCTCTAATGGGATCCAAGTAGTAAAAACTTCAATGGAAAGAATGAAACAAGTAGCGAATGAAAGCGAAACGAATCTAGGGTCTCTTGTGAAGACTATCGATGGTATTTCTAAAAGTTCGGACAAAATCGGTAAAATTGTGGATATCATTAATGAAATCGCCGAAAAAGTGGAATTGCTCGCAATCAACGCGTCCATTGAATCTGCAAGGGCCGGAGAGGCAGGAAGAGGATTTGCAGTGGTGGCTTCCGAAATTACTAAGTTAGCCGAACAGACTTCGCAGAGTATATTAGAAATACGCAAAATAGTAGTTAATAATTCGGAAGAAGCCCAAGCCGGTAAGTCTGCAGTAGATGCCTCAGTAAATTCTTGGAGATTGATCACCTCCGGAGTGGATTCTATTTTTGATGGGTTAAACGAAATGACTCTACTTCTTCCGGAGGAAATGAAAATAAAGGAAAAATTGGAAGCTTCTATTACTACTATAAAGGAAAGATCTTTGTCCATCAGCGCAAGTACGATTGAACAAAAGAATGCGTTGCAAGAGATTGCTTCTAAAGTATATCAGATCAATGAGTCGATCGAGGAATCGAACGGATCCACAAAATCATTAAAAGCCCGCACTTCGGAAATGAATTCGAAGACGAACCGACTTAGGGAATTAGTGGATTCCTTCAGGATCCACTGA